From the Peptococcaceae bacterium 1198_IL3148 genome, the window CTTCTTCTATATCAGTACCGATTACATGCTCGCTTTCGGTTGCGGAGCTTTCTTCAATTTCTGCTGTCGCAGTCTCAAAATGATATTGCTCTTGCATTGGCAGTTCAGGCTCGGCGCTAGTTATAGAGCTGGTGATCTGCTCATTTGAATAGCTGTCTTGAATGTCATCTTCTGCATTAGCTTCTTCAATATCAGTGTCGATTATATGCTCACTTTCGCCTGTGGCGCTTTCATCAATTTCTGCTGTCGAAGTCTCAAAATGATATTGCTCTTGCATTGTCAGTTCAGGCTCTGCTGTGGCAGCTGTTTCTGCCAAACCAGCCGCCACTTCCGGCAACTCAGTGGTATCATTATCTTTAGAGTCTGTAAGTTCCATTCTTTTTACGACAATAGCAGCCAAAAAATAGATTATAATATAAATTATTATAATTATCAGCGGACTAACCCGTGTTATTACCAAAGGAAAAATAGCTGTCATTATAAATCCCAACAGGCTAATACCAATGGCACCCTTAATAGGCAGGTGTCTTTTGATTATAAAATAACTAACGGCTGCTACTATAGAAATCAGTATGTAATAAGGTGCCATACAACCTCCATTTAAATCCATAATTTAAATATTGTTCTACAAATAACATAGTAATCCTTTTTCTTCAACAGATTTTTGTAGCAAATATTATAGTGCCACAGCAGCTTTTAAACACCAATAAAAAATGGCAGTTGACATACTTATTTTTTTTTGTTACTATTGGTAATGCGTTCGATGTTAAAAAAATCTTGTCCCAGTAGCTCAGCTGGATAGAGCAACGGACTTCTAATCCGTAGGTCAGGGGTTCGAATCCCTTCTGGGACGCCAGTAAAAACTAAGACACCGCAAAGGTTTGCGGTGTCTTTTGCTTTTTGGCGAAACTTGCGTAAGTAGCGTAAGGGGAACAATTTGGGAACATTCTTAACAAAACAATACTTTAAATACTTTGATTAGATTTAATAATACCCTATATCAAAAACGACACTTTCTTTAACAAGTGATTCATCCACCAGACAGCCTAGTTTGTGTTAATCTACCGCTGGTGCCGGTTCCCCAGATTGTTGCAGATTATTGCCGCCAGTGTTATTTATTTTGCCTAGATAAAATTGACATGTGATACTATATATGGTACTATAAACTTAAAGAAAAGAGTTAAAGGCGGGTGAAAAAATTGTAATGAGTAAACTCCAGAAACTCTACCAAAGGATCAAAAATAATCCTAAAGCAGTAAGATTTGAAGAATTAGATAAAATACTAAGATCGGCTGGGTTTGCAAAACGACAACCTAAGGGTGGCTCAAGTCACCATATTTATGTAAAAGGCGATAAAATGTTATCCGTGCCATATAAGCAACCACACATAAAATCTACATATGTTGAACGGGCAATAGAACTAATAGGGGATTGCTTTGATGAGTAACCCCCTCTAAAGGAGGTATAAACATGAGTGTTAAAAATTTAGACTACTATCTGTCTTTGCCTTATAAAATCACCTTGCATCCGGATAAGGAAGAATGTGGCTTTGTCGTTGAGATACCGGAGTTACCGGGTTGTATATCACAAGGTGAAACTAAAGAAGAGGCCTTGGCAATGATCGAGGATGCAAAGGTTGGTTGGCTAGAAACAGCTATAGAACTAGGAATCGAAATACCGGAACCAGTGCCTGAGGATGATGAGTTTAGTGGCAGATTTGTTTTACGCTTGCCAAAGTCCTTACACCGTGATTTAGCTGATAGGGCCAAAAGAGAAAATGTGAGTTTAAACCAGCTTACTACTTATTTGCTTTCTTCAGCCTTGGGTAAAAACATGGAGTTAAGAAAATAAATTGATTATCCCCTGTTCAATTGCAACAGGGGATTGCTTTTTAAGTAAATAACAAGGCGTAATTATTGCCCAGCGTGGCGTGTCCGAGCAAACTGCCCTCTAATGTGTATTTGAAATCTATTGTGGTGTAATCCAGTTCGCTAAATTTACCGAGGTCATGAAGGACAGCACCGGCTATCATCATATCTTTATTGCAGGTTTCTGTTGCATTACTGATAGACACAGCAATTGATAAAACACTTGCTGTGTGTTCCAGCAACCCACCGATATAGGCATGATGATGAAAAGCGGCGACCGGGGCAAGTTTTAAGTCTGTTTCAAATTTCTCCAAGATGGCTTGTACCATCTCCCTTAGGCCATCGTCTGCAATCTCATTGACATAACCATATTTATTACATCGTTTAATTTTGATACCAGTTTAATGTATTCTTGTTTATTAAATTCTCTACCATTAACACTAAATTCCTCTTTTGAAAGTAATTCCTCAACCGGTTGTATTATTGCATTTTTTTCTGTTATTCCAGCAACTTTCAATAACTCAATTGTTTCAACCCCTAATGCTTTGGCTAGAAGTTGCATTTCTCTATGAAGTTGAGAAAGAACGTGTATTTCTAACTTGCCAATTTCCAATTTGTAAACAAAAAACGCCTTTTACTTATAATTCCTTTAGGAAGACTTCTCCCTAAGAATCATAAGTAAAAGGCGTTTAAATAGCTTTATCCATTACTCTGTGCATTTTCACCATCTTCTATATTAAAGTCTTGCATTTGATGTTTGAAGTTGACGATCCTGTTAGTTGAATCCCATTCTAAATCACATGCCAATAGTGCGGCCAATGCTCTGCAAGGCATAAACATCATGTCATTTTTAATTAAAACCGAGCCATTATCTAACTCTATCAGTCGACCACGATAACTAACGGCAAGCGTTTGGTTGTGCTGACCCCAATGCAGTTCGGCAGCTAACGCGTTTAACACCGGTCTAACCGGAATCATTGTGACGCCCTTTTCAATAAATGGGGCCGCATTTAATGGTACCTGCTCACCTTCTACCAGTAACATAACCGGACTTAGTTCCTTTAACGTAACAACTAACTGATTGTCTACACTGTCAGTATTAATTATTATTGGGTTAGGTTTATTGTTTTTAAATTTATAATCCCAAGAGCCATACCAAACAGCAGCGTCGTCACCGGGAGTTGCATACTCAACCGGTATTGAATGATTGTGCCTCTCCATCACTGCCACCCCTGCCCTTAAAGCAGCTTGATGAATGGCTGTTGACGTACGGCAAACACCACCGCCTACATCTTTAATGCGAGCGTACCCCCTACTGGTCCAGCCAATCGACTCTGACCATACAAAACCGCGCTCCAGTGTACGCGGTCCCACAGTTTTATTAAAAGAAAACACCTCTCCCGGCTGAATAACGGTGCCATCAACCAACTGGGCAGAATAGGATGTGTTATGAATACCTCCAGGAATTTCTGGTCCCGGTAGCGGCAATTGATATTGTGATATATCGACAACATTGACTGGATTAGGTTGTGTTGCCAACACTGGCGGAGTATAAATACAAGATACAGTTAGCAGCAAAATGATAATCATATAACGTGGTAATTTCACATCAAGACAACACCTTTTCATTGTAAATGTATTTACTAATTAGGTATTAAATTGTAAAATCCTCCATAAATTTGAGGAATTATTTAGAACAACCTGATTTCCACCAAGCTTTAGTTGCGCTTGTGTGGTGCCAAAAACAAAAAAAACTGAGCTGTTTGCTCAGTTAATTAGCCTAAGGGTCGGGCGGTGAGGCCCGGTAACCCTGAGGGGATTAAGGAAGTATAAATATTATTATAGCCTTTAACTATTAAACCGTGGTTAATATTGTGTTAATATTTTATTTCTAATTGTACA encodes:
- a CDS encoding type II toxin-antitoxin system HicB family antitoxin — encoded protein: MSVKNLDYYLSLPYKITLHPDKEECGFVVEIPELPGCISQGETKEEALAMIEDAKVGWLETAIELGIEIPEPVPEDDEFSGRFVLRLPKSLHRDLADRAKRENVSLNQLTTYLLSSALGKNMELRK
- a CDS encoding toxin HicA translates to MSKLQKLYQRIKNNPKAVRFEELDKILRSAGFAKRQPKGGSSHHIYVKGDKMLSVPYKQPHIKSTYVERAIELIGDCFDE
- a CDS encoding HD domain-containing protein, yielding MVQAILEKFETDLKLAPVAAFHHHAYIGGLLEHTASVLSIAVSISNATETCNKDMMIAGAVLHDLGKFSELDYTTIDFKYTLEGSLLGHATLGNNYALLFT
- a CDS encoding VanW family protein, whose translation is MKLPRYMIIILLLTVSCIYTPPVLATQPNPVNVVDISQYQLPLPGPEIPGGIHNTSYSAQLVDGTVIQPGEVFSFNKTVGPRTLERGFVWSESIGWTSRGYARIKDVGGGVCRTSTAIHQAALRAGVAVMERHNHSIPVEYATPGDDAAVWYGSWDYKFKNNKPNPIIINTDSVDNQLVVTLKELSPVMLLVEGEQVPLNAAPFIEKGVTMIPVRPVLNALAAELHWGQHNQTLAVSYRGRLIELDNGSVLIKNDMMFMPCRALAALLACDLEWDSTNRIVNFKHQMQDFNIEDGENAQSNG